The Paenibacillus swuensis genome contains the following window.
GTCCCTATATAGAACAGGCCATTCAAAGCGCGCTAAACCAGACCTATCCCAACATTGAGATTGTGGTGGTTGACGACGGGTCCACACGGCATGCGGAACGCATTCAGCCTTATGCGCACAAGATCAATTATATCGGTAAGGCCAACGGAGGCACCGCAAGCGCGCTTAATTACGGCATCCGGATCTCATCGGGTGAATATTTCGCGTGGCTGAGCTCAGATGATCTGTTCTATCCGCATAAAATTGCCCGCCAAATGGAATACATGTTGGCCCGGAATGCACAGATCAGTTATACGTCCTTCGACCTCATTAATGAATACAACGCCATTACCGGACGCCATGTGGCCACATCGTTCCGAAACGTCATTGAGTTCTACAGTTCCCTGCACAATTCCAATCCTATCAATGGCTGCACGGTTATTATGAAGAAGCAGACGATCGAAGCCTTAGGGTATTTTGATGAAAATCTTCCGTTTACCCATGATTATGATCTGTGGCTTCGAGCCATCTTGACCGGTTACGATTTCCACTACATTCATGAGCCGCTGACGCTGTATCGCTGGCATTCCAATATGGGTACCATGCGCCACCGTCCTGCTATTGATCTTGAAGTCGCTGCAACCCGATCCCGATATAAGCATTCGTTGGAGCACTATCTGTATCGGTTGACCCATTAACTTTTTTTGCCCAAAAAAAACGAGGTTTTCTCGTAGGTCGAAAGAGACCTGCAAGAGAACCTCGTTTCTGTTCGATTAACAGCCTTTAAAGACAGGAGCTCTCTTCTCCAAGAATGCCGTAACCCCCTCTTTATGATCCTCGGTCCTCCCCATAAGCCGCTGCCCCGCTTCCTCCCAGCCCAATACTGTGTTCAAGTCATGATCCATACTCTTATACATAATCTCTTTCATTTGTCCAAAAGCCTCCGTCGGCATGCTCACGAGATGCTGTGTAAACCGTTGAACTTCCGCATCCATCTGATCCTGAGGTAACAGCTTATTGGCCAGCCCTATGCTTACGGCTTCGGCACCGCCGATCACAGTGCCCAGCGCGGATAATTCCAAAGCTTTGGACAGCCCGACCAGTCTGGGAAGGAAGAAGTGTGCCCCCGCATCCGGAATCAGTCCGATCTTGATAAAGGCGACTGTCAGCTTGGCCTCTGCCGTTACAAGCCGAAAATCGCAGGCCAACGCCAGACTTAAACCCGCGCCGGCGGCAACACCGTGGATGGCCGCGACGATCGGCTTGCGGATGCTCATCATATAACGCAGAAGCTTGTTATACGTCTGGGCTAAATATTCGCCATAATCCGTTTCTCCCTGAACCCGTATACTGGATAAATCCGCTCCCGAGGAGAAGCCTTTACCTGCGCCCGTAAGCACGATACAGCGAACATCCGCATCTTCGTTCGCCGCTGTAAAAGCGGCGTAGAGGTCGCGGTGCATGCCCAGATGGATCGCGTTCAGCGTATTAGGATTATTCATCGCGATTGTAGCAACCCCGCTGTCAACGCTGTAATTTACGGTATCAAACATTGCGCCATTCTCCTTTCGGCTTGTTTGTATTCCTGCCTCAGCTCTTCAACCAGCGCCGCTGTCGACATAACCCGCTTGATGGTGTTGATTCCCTGTCCCGCCGACCAAATATCCCGCCAGGCTTTGGCATCCTGCTTCTCCATCTGCGAGAAATTAACCGATGCCTTCTTCTCAAGCAGCTCTGGATCCAGACCCGCGTTTCGCAAGCTTGGAATTAAATAGTTGGCTTTAACGCCGCTAAAGGCGTCCGTATAAATCAGGTCGTCCGAACTCGACGCAATCAGCATCTCCTGATACGCAACGCTTGCATAGCCTTCACTCGCGGCAATAAACCGCGTTCCCATATAAGCGAAGTCCGCACCGAGAGCCGCGGCGGCAAACACATCCTGACCTGTCGTTATACTGCCCGCCAGGATGACGGTACCGGTCCAGAATTCCCGCACGGCTCCCATAAATGCGAACGGATGAAGCGTTCCCGCATGCCCCCCCGCTCCGTGACAGACAAGTATCAGTCCGTCCACGCCGGTCTGCGCCGCTTTTCTGGCGTGGGTTAAATTACTGACGTCCGAATAGACCAATCCACCGTACTGATGCACAATGTCTACAACGGGTCCCGGGGCGCCAAGGGAGGTGATGACGATCGGAGGTTGATGTTTCTTTATTAGCTCCACGTCGGCTTCATACCGCGTATTCGTTTTGTGAACGATAAGATTGACCGCCCAGGGAGCGACGCGCCGACCGGGTTCCTGAGCCCTGCTCTGCTTCAATTGTTCTGCAATCCGTTTCATCCAGTCCTCAAGAATGTCGGTTGTTCTAGCATTCAACAACGGGAAGGAGCCGATAATTCCTGCTCTGCAGCATTCAATCACCAACTCCGGACTGGAAATAAGAAACATCGGCGCCGCAATAACGGGGAGACTCATCTGTTCTTTCATTTTATGCTGTGTTTCGGTTGTCAATGGAACTCACCCTCTCAACTTAAACTAGTAGTCGTAAAGCGCTTCCATAAATTGAGCTTAAAGTGAATGAATAGTCATTCATTATTAATATATTTTATCATCTCTATGATCAGGTGACAATACTTTGTGAAGTTACATTTGCTGCAAAAAGTAAGAATAATTGCTGTTTGGCCTGAGGTACGATAGAATGAATATCTTAAACTAAAGAGCGCGAAGGTGACCAGAATGATTGAAATTAAAAGATCCAAACTTGGCAACGGGGAATTTAACAGAGGTGTATTTGCGACAAGGAACATTGCCAAAGGTGAGCTTATTCACGAAGCGCCGGTTGTTCCTTACCCGAATGAGGAGCATGAGTTCATCGAGAAGACGATGCTTGCGGACTATGTTTTCGAATATGGCATGAATCATACCGCTATTCTCCTGGGATATGGCAGTTTGTTTAATCATTCGTACAAACCTAACGCCACCTATGAGATTAACTTTGATCAACATACCTTTGATTTCTATGCTTATACCGATATTCAGTCCGGGGATGAAATTCTGATTAACTATAACGGAGATGAAGATTGTAACGACCCTTTGTGGTTCTACGAAGACTATAAACCAACTCCCGATGATTCGGAATAATGAACACAGGCAGCCGCCTCTTGACGGCTGCCTGTTTCTTTAGTCGCGAAAGGATTTACCTTGGGCAACAAGCGCTTGTCCAAGCCGCTCGACCGCCTTGGGTCCTACGCCGTGCAGCTTGAGAAGCTCTTGCTGAGTTATTTGGGTTAGTTGTCCGAGCTTGAAATAACCCGCAGCCCGTAAAGCCCTTGTTGCGGGTTGCCCTATATTCGAGGGTAAATCACTCTCTTGATTACTAGGATCCACGTTCATTTCACCAACAACTCCTTTCAATATTAACGATACCTTAGAGCTATAATGAATGTAACCAACGAAGCAATACTGGCGAGCGTTCGAACATGGTTCCAAGCCGTCCACTCGGTAACATAGCGGCTCCAGAGATCAATGCTTCCCGCACTGTTCGGTAGGACGGCTGCCAGCTTGTCGTTCATCGGTACGTTGAATACCATCGTCACCACAACGACAAGGAGATAAAGCAGGCTGCCTGCAAGTACATAAGCTGCACCGGCTTCCCCTCGTTTAATTAACGAGAAGATCGCCAAGACGACACAAGCCAGAGTCGTTCCAGAGAATACAAGGCCGAACACAGGATTTAATATCGTGCTGTTAATGGATTGCATAGCAGCAATGCCTTGCCCGTGCGGGAGACGCCCTAAGGCCGTCATGATACATACAGAAAAGGCAAAGAACAGGCCGGCCATCAGTCCGGTTCCCACAGCTGAGAACCAGGTCAATCCGAATAGTAACCGATCGATCATCTTAATCCCCCCAAATACATTACAGATACACGTCAACATCTAACTACAGCGAAGCTTGCTCAGGCAATGGCAACCACCGAAGAACATCCTGGATTCGCGCATCCCAATAGCCCCATTCGTGGTTACCCGGACCCTCTTCGTAAGTAAGCGGAAGCCCCAGCTTACGTGCGTGGTTCAAGAAACGTTGATTATCTTCGTACAGGAAATCCTCCGTACCGCAGCACTGATACAATAACGGCACCTTCTCCTTCCCCGCAGCTAGTCCGTCTGCAAGAAAAAACAAATCCAACCCGCTTCCTTCTACTTCTGCGGTATTACCTACAATTCCCCTATATTCCTTCTCATTCATCGTTTTCATCACTGTGATATCCAATGCGCCTGACAGACTTGCCGCGGCGGCGTAGCGGTCCGGATGGGAAAGCGCGAGCTTGAAAGCTCCATAACCGCCCATGGAAAGGCCCGCAACATAATTATGCGTCCGTTCGGCGGACAGTGGAAAGAACGAACGGGCGATGGAGGGCAGTTCCTCCGCGATAAACGTGCTTTTGCCGGAACCGTTGTTGCCTATGATTGCTGTCCATGAATCGGTTTACAGCTGAATTCCACTTGAAGCTTCTCCCGAGTATCAAAGGTCCAATAGGCTCCGCCCTGCGCCATATCCGTATAATAGCTGCGATGAACGGAAGGCATGACAACGGCTAACCCCAGCTGAGAAACATATCTCTCAATTGAAGTTCTGCGCATCCAGATCGTGTGATCATCGGATAAACCATGAAGTAAATACAGCACCGGAAATTGGCCTGTTGGAGCATGTCCTTGCAGTCCGATTTGAGACGATGTTTCTTGGGGCAAAATAACATTCATAGAGCAAGATAGTCCAAGCACTTCAGAGAAAAAATCACATTGTATGAAAGCCATGAACAACACCTCTTCAGTAAGGTTATGATATGCACCAGTATATCTCATAATCTTGCGGCTGTAATGCACTAAATCATCGACAAAAAAACCTCATCGAAACCCGAAGAGGTTATTTCATCCACAATGGAACGTACAATTTATTTCTCACAGACCAACAGAATAATGGGACCTCCGCTTCCCTTGATTACCGTTCCTTCCGGCAATTGTGTGTAATGTTCCAGCACTCGCAGTCCACTCCGCATAACCAACCGTTCCAACTCCGCCGGGCGGTAGTGACGATAATGGTAAGGATTTACGCCGCCGGGATACCAAGGATTATTCTGATGGGGCACCACGTCCTCATTAGGCGCGGATATGAGAAGCTTCCCGCTGGGACGCAGTAACCGCGACAGGATGCGGACGAAAGCGACGTCGTCCTCTATATGTTCCACGGTCTCGAAGCAAGTGATGGTCTGGTATCGGTGAATCCCGACGATTGACTCGAACTCTCCGGCAAAGTCGGCCTGAATGTAATAAATATGTTCTTTGGCAAAGTGTTGTCTCGCCCAATTCAATGCATCTTCCGACCGGTCGACCGAAGCGATAAATTCCGCTTGCGTATGAACACCCATATAATAAGATCCGTATCCGGAACCGCACGCGGCATCCAGAACGCCTCCAGAAGGACCGATAAATCGTGTGGCGAAGCGATATCGTTCGGCGTGATCTTTACTGATTCGCAGAGCCTCCTCGAACGTAGCGGCATACAATCGCTCGCCTTCCGTGAAATCCGCGCTCATGAACCTCCCTCCTTCTTACATGTATTTCATAAATGCTTCGATGATGGCGAAATCCGGCATCGTATAGCCCGACGGCAATCCGGTCATAATCCGGTTCCAGACCACAGAGTCTACTTCCAATTCCGGTTCGGAGACATAGATCGTGAATAATGAATCGTACAGCACAGAAGGTACTTTTACCTCTTCCATGATAGTTCGTTACCCCCTCTTGGCCAAAGCTTGCGAGTATACGTCTAACGTATTCTCAAAGTTACGCTCCAGCAACCAATATGTTCTGCCCCATTCCGCCGCATTACGACCCAGATCCTTGCGGAAACCGTCATTAGCCAATAGCAAGTGAAGATGTTGATATAATAATTCGGCTTCGGAATGCGGAGAAATAAGTCCCGTGACGCCATGCTGCACCATTTCCGGCAGTCCTCCGGCATAAGTCGTTACCACAGGTTTCCCGGCCACTTGAGCTTCTATGACGGAATAGGGTTGATTATCCTGTAAACTAGGTTGTACATATATATCGCACATTCCCATCAGAGCAGGGATATCGTTCCGGCTGCCCAGGAACTTTACGTATTCTGACAATCCCAGTTCCATTGAAAAACTTATGAGATTGTTGCCCATCTCACCTTCGCCCACAATCCAGCATTCCCAATCACTTCTGGCTTTGTGAAGCTTGGACAGTGCTACCAGCAAATATTGAATGCCCTTCAGATGAACAAGTCGTCCTGTATACATAATGACTTTTTTGCCTTTAGGCTTCACAATGTCGGACTTCTCCCGCATTCGCTTGGAAAAATGATTTACATCCAAACCATAGGGGAACACGGTAATCTGTTCCGGAGTTACCCCCTGAGAAGTTAATATATTCTTCATCCACTGGGAGGAAGCAATTGTAACGGTTGAGGATTGTACGCCTTCAAGCTCTAATGTCTGGTAGAAATCCACAAGCTGCTCCTTCTGGACAGGGGTTAACCCATTCGTTTTCGGCAGCAATCGAATTTCGTTCGGCAATGAACCATGAAGGCTGGCCACAAGAGGCGTATGAGACGCCTTGACCCTGGACAGGGCACGGGAAGAAATGGCATCATGCGTATGGATTAAATCATAGTTCGCGATACCGAAATAAGCGGCCGAGAGCTCCATACAATAGCGGTCTGCCTCCGTCTGCATGATCCAAGGGCTCAAAGCGAGACAACTTCGGGATAATTTGGATAGGATTAACGGCATCAAAGTTTCTTTATGAAGACGCTCATTTTTATTGATGATATGAAAGTAATCATTGGAGTTCCCCATAATATCCACTTCGTGACCGCGGCTTTCCAGACTTTCTTTCAGTTGGGACATTAACGGCCAGACTCCCCCGAGATGGGGAAGCTCCCAATAGGTGGCCAGCAGTATTTTCACCGGATGCACCTTCCTCAAGAGATTTAGTCTACTAATACTATATTCCTGTTGGCCGTTTCCGTATGGTTGATTTCCCTGCGGCTTAACAAAAATAGACAACCCGTCCCTATCGCCTTTCAATCATTGAAGCATATGCTGTCATATCTGTTCATAACAGGAGGTAAAGTATATGGCTACAAGGATCTTGAAACAAATCACCAATCCTCCCGTTGACGGGGGATATTATATCACGGAGGCCAACCTTCATTTGATGAATCCCGGAAACCTCACCTTTAATGTATTAATCCGGGTGCTTACCGGCACCACGGTGCGGGGACAGTATCTGCATGAACTGGAATCCGTACATTCCGCTAAATCCAGCGTGGTTCTTTATGGCATTCCCCTGCTTTACGACGACATTTCGTTCATCATTTACACTTCCGTTACAGGTTCACACCCGCTTCATATCCGGCTGAATATACTGGATGTGTACCATAACGAGATTTTGAGATATACGGAAGATGACTTTGTCATGCTGGGCTAATAAACCCCCAACGTATTTAACATGGCAATAAACCTGTCTGTGTACAGCGAAGGCGCGAATGTAGTTGCGATATGAGTTTGCGCGTGATCGCGAAGACTGGCGCGATAATTGGGACTGCTCATCATGGTACGCGCTTCGTGCACCGCCTGAGGAATGTTGCCCAGCGGATAAAACTGACCTGTTACTTCCGGAATAATAAAGATTTTTACACCGTCTGAATCAGTGGACAACACCGGGCATCGGCAACTCATCGCTTCCGCTACGGCATAGCCGAATCCCTCTACCTTAGAGGTGGAAATGACAAGACCGCCAGAGTCCCCGATCATGGATAAGTAGTCGGCCATCTCATCGTGAGGCACATTGGACCTTCGCACGATATGCGGCAACAAATGTAAGGCGTCAACCATTAGGTTGTATTTGTGCAGTTCTGCGGGATCATAAAGATTGGCATCCTCAAACATCCATAGCTTTAACACGGGAAATTCCTTTAGCAGCCAGTAACCGATCTCCAGAAAGTCGGACCAATTCTTGTTGGCTTCAATCCTTCCCACCCATCCGATAATCGGATATGCCGCGGGCACTTGAGGTCGATACGTAAACCTTGAGGTGTCCAGCAAGTTGGTGAAACAGAAATGCTTTACGGTCGGAAACATCGATTGGAACAAATGAATCAAATGCGGCGTTGTCGGGTACAGAACCGCGTCACAACAAGATCGAATGTACTCTGCCCCTTGATGTAATGAAAGCTCCGCTTGTTCCATTGAGCCCAAGCCCTGCGCTTCATATACCAATGGTCCGCGATACCCGAGCCGGCGGAGTCTTGCCAGCATTTCGAAATCGGAGCCCACGAAGACGGCATCGTATCCTTCGGTCATGATCAGTGCGTGAATGGCCGCATCCTGGTTAGTTACATGAATCGGTGTGCCTCGGTTGTTCTGCGTTCCCGCACCGCTCATTGTATATAGAATTTGGCAGACTACACCGCGCTCCTGGAGCGCTTCGCACCTTAACCGGTTCAAGGTTTCCATCCCGCCGCTGGGTACGAAATAGGTAAACAAGATTTTCATATGCATGCCTCTTTTCCCTTGAGAAAATGAACCAGACACTGGGGTTATATATGATGAGCCCCTTCGGCTAAACCTTGCGCGAATCCGGTATGAAATCCTTGATTATATCCCTCGTTAAACGCTCTGTGGTTTACAACGGCTCGCTTGGGAACCCGTTTGGCCGTGATCACCTTACGTTTGCGACCCTGCTTCCGAGCTAATCTTCGTCCTGTCAATTGCCGTTTCAGGACTCGTTTTCTGGTGACAACGGCACGACTTTTCCTTGCCGATTTACGGCCTATTTGAACCCGTTTCTTCATTTTGCGAATGATAATCACCTCCGAACTCCTGCGTCTTAAGCATCTATAACGCTCCAAATATTAAAGTTAACGCTTGATGAAGTCTGTGCGCGTAAGTATGTTCACTCATGGTTCTGCGCAATCCCCTCAAAGCGATCGCGCGCCGCTCATTCTCATGGATGAGATAATGCTCAAGCTTGTGCAGCATTTCCTCAGGTGAAGAATAAGTTGCGATTTCATGTCCCGGTACATAGAACCTCTCCAAATCGGCTCTGGCATCCGTTAATTGCAGCGTTCCGGTTGCCGATATTTCAAACGTTCGCGGATTCGGCGAAAGCGCACCGATCTTTCGTGTATTGTGGTTGTACGTTTCATCATCGGGATCTCTGTGAAGGTTGATCACAATTTTGGTGCCGCTGTAATGCTCCGCTGTTTCTGCGGGGCCCAGCCATTTTCCCAGATCTATTTTGGAAGCGAGGCGTTTATAGTTCTGCAATCGATCCCACCAAATTCCGGTAAAGCGAATATCTTTGGACGCCAGCGGGCCCGCAATCTGGTCGAAGAAAGCGATACGATTCCAATATCCGCTACCTATAAAGGCGATATCTCTGCGGGCATGACGCCCGACCTGCCTGGGCCGATAAACGGAGGATTGCGCGCCGAAGGGCAAATAATGAACCTGCGCGCAGCCATTCTGTTGATAGAACTCCACACAGCTGAGCTCGAGGGTAAATACATGATCATAATGCCTGGCGATCCAGATCGTAACGTCTGTATAGTACGGGTCATCGGCGAGCCATAGTGCGGTTAATATGCCTAATTCCCGAATGCGGTCAATCTGGGCTACCTGCAAGGTCATACCGTCCAATACGAACACCAGATTCGGCCGCAATTGTTGGGACAAAGCCGCGATATCCTGTGTCGGATCACCCAAATGCAGTTCCCGGACAAGCCCGCGCAACGCTTCTATGATCGCATCATCAATAGGGTTATAGGGAAAGCCCTTTCCGGAGGATACATAGAGGACGCTCATCTCCCGTATGGGTATATTCAAAGGCGCGGTTTCCCGTATGATGGATTCGCATTGACCCATGTAATAGCCGTCATTCAGACCAAATTTGTATCCGGAATGCCAGCGGCTCTTGCGATGTTCCGAAGGTTTACGCATACCGGCGCTCTTCTTACGCATAATCTCACCTGCCTTATCATCATGAACTGTACATCATTTGCAGCATCTGATTCAGACGCTTGTGAAAGGTGTGTTCCGCATAGGTCCGTTTAAGTCCCCGCAGCGCAATGGTCCTTCGTTCATCTTCATGATTAAGATAATACTGGATTTTGTCCGTAAGCTCAGCCGCGTTACTAAATGTCACAATATCATGCCCCGGTGTATAAAATTGGCTTAAATCCTGCCTGATATCCGTTAATTGCAGCGTGCCGCAGGCCGAAATCTCATAGGTTCGGGGGTTAATCGAGTGGGCGGGTATTTTTAACCGGTTTCGGTTATAAATTTCATCATCCGCCGCACGATGCAGATTGATGACGATTTTGGCACCGCTGTAATATTTCACGGATTCTTCCGTAGGGATCCATTCCAGCCGAATTCGTTTCTGCAGCAATTTATAATTACGCATCTTTTCCCATTGGGAACCGGCGATAACCGTATGAATCCGGGACAGATACGGTGCCATCTGATCAAAAAGCGCTGTTCGGTTTGTAAATCCGTTTCCGATGAAACATACATCTGAGCGGTATTCAGCCCCTACATGCTGCGGTCTGTAAACGGCCGGGTTTACTCCTAAAGGCAGATAGTGAACCTGAGCGCAGCCCAGCGAGGTATAATACGGTATGCAACTAAGTTCGTGTGTAAATACGACATCATACTGGACAGCAATCGCTCCGGAGAAATCCGTAAAGTAGGGATCATCCGCAAACCACACCGCGGTTTTAATGCCCATGGCGCGAACGGCCTGGATTTGCATCGGGTGATCGGGAGGAAACGTGTGCAAACCGTTGATGACCAGTACCAGATCGGGACGGTGCATCGCCGCAAGCCCTTGAATATCTTGTTGATTTCCCACAATCGTTTCGGTTACCAGCGTACGCAATGCCGTAATTACCCCGTTATCAATCCCTTCAAAGCCTTGGGGGATGAGCAGCACCCGCAGATTTCGAAGAGGATACGCTTCGGGCGGCAAACTGTGAAGTATGGCTTGACCCGCGCCGTGCATATACCCATGCGACCAACCTAGCTGAAACCCGCTGTCACGGCTGGACGTCTGGATTCTGCGGGCTTTCCTGTGAGCTGCCATTTCATCACCTCCTCTTTCATGAGCTGCCTTTCCATTTGCGCTTGCGCATCCGGTCCTGATAGTGGAAACGTCCGTCCGTCATCGCCAAGTAGGCTTCCATCGCTTCCAAGTGATCGCCGATACGCAGTTCCATTTCTTCCGTGCCTCTGGAACGCAAGGCCCATTTCGATTGCGATAAATGAATCATGCGACACGCGCTTACTATTAAGTTGGCGCGAAGAGCTGTAAGTTGAGCTTTGGGAGGTATCATCAGCAGCTCGGCTCCTATGACCTCCAGCGCCTTTCGCGAAAGCGCGTGAGGCAGAGTCGCCATCGAATTCGCTGCGAGGTCTTCTCGCCCCATCGCATGATTCATAAATTCTTGCAGAACACTGACCCGGTCCCTCAGATGAAAGAAGGGAAGCAGCGGTGTCATATCCGCAAGCGCGATATCCACGCCTTTTCCCGCTGCGGCAAGGAGAGGAATGAAAAAGTCGGCTTGAGCGGGAACGCTCCCGTCCGTGAACAGCAGAATGTCTCCAGTCGCTTTCAGCGCGCCCAGGGTACGTCCTACATCCTGGCCCAGAGCATCCGGATAATACAGGGTGAGGATGCCATCCGGTTCTGAGGCTGCCTCAGTCCCGGGATTCGGCGTCCCGTCCTGCACGATGATGATCTCGTGCAGGGACATCCGCCGCAGCTCCCGAAGCAGCTGCGGGTGCGCTCCCTGTCCGCCGCTTACCGTTACGACGGCGGACACGGTTTGCCCGGTGGGCAGCAAGAGCCACGGCGGCGGATCCGCAGGGCCGAACACCCCGCGCAGGTAAGCGCCCACCAGCTGCGCGTAGCGGGCGGGCGGAGCTTGGCGACGCCCCGCCGCGCCGTACCAGGACACCCATAAACGGGCAAGGCTCCGTTTATGGGTGTCCGCGGGGGCCGCAGCCAGCAACGCGCGGTGGCTGCGGCCCGCCCGGTGCGCGGCTGCGAGCAGCGCCGCGCTGAGCCGGGTGCCGCCGGAGGTTGCGCGGTCGGCGGCACCCGGTCCGCGGCCCCGCGAGCGGCCGCGGCCGGGGGAGCGCCCGCTGCGCTTCAGCGGGCGTGAGGCTCTGCCGGCGGGCTTGCGGCCGGCGGCGCGGGAAGCGGGCTTGCGCGGCTTCATGAGGCGGTCACCTCCCGACGGTGCGTTGCCGATTCAGGTCTGGCCGGTTGCCGCGCGGGTCCGTCATGCGAATGTACCAATGGATCGCTTCCAGGTGATCCCCCATGATCAAATGCTGCAACGGATCCACCGCAAAAGCCTTGCGCCTTCGCGGATTTTTCCGTCCCACATCAATACGGTGTACCGCGCTGACGTATAATCCGTTATGGATGGCCATGGACAGAGCAAGCGGGGGAACCGCGAGGTTCTCGCAGCCGATCGACTCCAAGGCGCGGCGGCTTAACGCATGCGGAATGGTAGTCAGGGAAGCGCCCTTGAGATCCGGCCGGTTCAACGCTGCAGACATCGCATGCTTCGCCAGCACGACCGGATGTACGATCTTCCGTTTGGTATAGCCCAAATACTGATTTAACGCGACGTCCACACCCTGTTCAACGGCTCGCACCAGAGGAATAAGATCCTTCGCCGGTATAACAATGTCTCCGTCGATGAACAAGAGGATATCGCCTCTGGCGGCTTGAGCTCCCACCCCGCGTCCCACATCATGCCCCAGCGGCTCGTCAAAGCTGATAACCTTCGCCCCCATACGGACGGCGAGTTCTCGAGTACCGTCTTTAGAACCGTTGGCGACGACTATAATCTCCGTTTCCGGGTGGACTCTGGCGGCTTGGGTAATGATGCGGCTGATCGTCTTGATCTCGTTCATAACCGGAATGATTACGGATACTTTAGGAGAAAGAGAGTTGACGAACGTAAAGGAACGGCGTTGCCTGTTGGATTTGCGGACGGCTTTATGGCGATGATGCATCTCTTTTCAGCCTCCTTAAAGCTTTTTCACCCACAGTGTATGTGTATAGGGTATTTGTGTAACGGCTTTAGCACATCCACGTTTATATTGGTGCGAATGCCCGCGGTACAAGTGCGGATAAGCATTAGGGAAGGGGAAAACATCCCGTTTTTTGGGCAAAATAATCGCATCCAGCCACGAAGTGTGTATAAAGGTAACGATTTATTTTGAGAAGTTGCCCGTTTACGCTATTTCCGGATCTTTAAACACGACCCCAACAAATAGATAAACGAACTTCCTTCGTGTGTCGTCAAAACTGCACATGAAGGAACTTCGTTTCTTCGTTTACCTATGATTACTTAAATGCACTAAATATAGAGAAATTCTGCTGCTTAAGAGTGTAAATAGTTACCTTGCCCGTTGAAGCACAAACATAACCTTCGCAACACACCGCGTGTTCGGATCGATGCGGGACAGAC
Protein-coding sequences here:
- a CDS encoding SET domain-containing protein; translation: MIEIKRSKLGNGEFNRGVFATRNIAKGELIHEAPVVPYPNEEHEFIEKTMLADYVFEYGMNHTAILLGYGSLFNHSYKPNATYEINFDQHTFDFYAYTDIQSGDEILINYNGDEDCNDPLWFYEDYKPTPDDSE
- a CDS encoding glycosyltransferase, which codes for MHLPKVTIVIPFYNCPYIEQAIQSALNQTYPNIEIVVVDDGSTRHAERIQPYAHKINYIGKANGGTASALNYGIRISSGEYFAWLSSDDLFYPHKIARQMEYMLARNAQISYTSFDLINEYNAITGRHVATSFRNVIEFYSSLHNSNPINGCTVIMKKQTIEALGYFDENLPFTHDYDLWLRAILTGYDFHYIHEPLTLYRWHSNMGTMRHRPAIDLEVAATRSRYKHSLEHYLYRLTH
- a CDS encoding anthrone oxygenase family protein; the encoded protein is MIDRLLFGLTWFSAVGTGLMAGLFFAFSVCIMTALGRLPHGQGIAAMQSINSTILNPVFGLVFSGTTLACVVLAIFSLIKRGEAGAAYVLAGSLLYLLVVVVTMVFNVPMNDKLAAVLPNSAGSIDLWSRYVTEWTAWNHVRTLASIASLVTFIIALRYR
- a CDS encoding NAD(P)H-dependent flavin oxidoreductase yields the protein MTTETQHKMKEQMSLPVIAAPMFLISSPELVIECCRAGIIGSFPLLNARTTDILEDWMKRIAEQLKQSRAQEPGRRVAPWAVNLIVHKTNTRYEADVELIKKHQPPIVITSLGAPGPVVDIVHQYGGLVYSDVSNLTHARKAAQTGVDGLILVCHGAGGHAGTLHPFAFMGAVREFWTGTVILAGSITTGQDVFAAAALGADFAYMGTRFIAASEGYASVAYQEMLIASSSDDLIYTDAFSGVKANYLIPSLRNAGLDPELLEKKASVNFSQMEKQDAKAWRDIWSAGQGINTIKRVMSTAALVEELRQEYKQAERRMAQCLIP
- a CDS encoding helix-hairpin-helix domain-containing protein; this encodes MNVDPSNQESDLPSNIGQPATRALRAAGYFKLGQLTQITQQELLKLHGVGPKAVERLGQALVAQGKSFRD
- a CDS encoding enoyl-CoA hydratase/isomerase family protein, which gives rise to MFDTVNYSVDSGVATIAMNNPNTLNAIHLGMHRDLYAAFTAANEDADVRCIVLTGAGKGFSSGADLSSIRVQGETDYGEYLAQTYNKLLRYMMSIRKPIVAAIHGVAAGAGLSLALACDFRLVTAEAKLTVAFIKIGLIPDAGAHFFLPRLVGLSKALELSALGTVIGGAEAVSIGLANKLLPQDQMDAEVQRFTQHLVSMPTEAFGQMKEIMYKSMDHDLNTVLGWEEAGQRLMGRTEDHKEGVTAFLEKRAPVFKGC
- a CDS encoding glycosyltransferase family 4 protein produces the protein MHPVKILLATYWELPHLGGVWPLMSQLKESLESRGHEVDIMGNSNDYFHIINKNERLHKETLMPLILSKLSRSCLALSPWIMQTEADRYCMELSAAYFGIANYDLIHTHDAISSRALSRVKASHTPLVASLHGSLPNEIRLLPKTNGLTPVQKEQLVDFYQTLELEGVQSSTVTIASSQWMKNILTSQGVTPEQITVFPYGLDVNHFSKRMREKSDIVKPKGKKVIMYTGRLVHLKGIQYLLVALSKLHKARSDWECWIVGEGEMGNNLISFSMELGLSEYVKFLGSRNDIPALMGMCDIYVQPSLQDNQPYSVIEAQVAGKPVVTTYAGGLPEMVQHGVTGLISPHSEAELLYQHLHLLLANDGFRKDLGRNAAEWGRTYWLLERNFENTLDVYSQALAKRG
- a CDS encoding class I SAM-dependent methyltransferase; the protein is MSADFTEGERLYAATFEEALRISKDHAERYRFATRFIGPSGGVLDAACGSGYGSYYMGVHTQAEFIASVDRSEDALNWARQHFAKEHIYYIQADFAGEFESIVGIHRYQTITCFETVEHIEDDVAFVRILSRLLRPSGKLLISAPNEDVVPHQNNPWYPGGVNPYHYRHYRPAELERLVMRSGLRVLEHYTQLPEGTVIKGSGGPIILLVCEK